From Gloeocapsa sp. DLM2.Bin57:
AGGAGTGTGTCACGTAACTAAAATCACAAATAATGACAGTTCGAGTTAGAATAGCACCAAGTCCTACAGGAAATTTACATATAGGTACAGCCAGAACCGCTGTTTTTAATTGGCTATATGCTCGTAATCAAAAAGGTACATTCATTCTGAGGATCGAAGATACAGATACAGAGCGATCGCGAGCTGAATATACAGAGAATATCAAAACAGGGTTAGAATGGTTAGGCTTAAACTGGGATGAAGGACCATATTTTCAAACCCAAAGATTAGATTTATATAGTCAAAGTATCCAAACCCTACTAGAAAAAGGTCTAGCCTACCGTTGTTATTGTACTCCCGAAGAATTAGAAAGTTTACGAGAACAACAAAAAGCCCAAAAACTAGCACCTCGCTACGATAACCGTCATCGGGATTTAAGCCCCGAACAAGAAGCTAAATACGAAGCAGAAGGCAGAAAACCAGTAATTCGCTTTAAAATAGATGACGATCGCCTGATTGAATGGTCAGACCAAATTAGAGGTAAAGTCACCTGGAAAGGTAGCGACTTAGGGGGAGATATGGTCATAGCTAGAGCTAAAGATGGTCAACCCCTCTATAATTTAGCCGTAGTGGTTGATGATATCGATATGCAGATTACCCACGTTATCCGTGGTGAAGATCATATCGCTAATACCGCTAAACAAATCCTCCTCTATGAAGCTTTAGGAGGGACAGTACCTCAATTCGCCCATACACCCCTGATTCTCAATAGCGAAGGACGTAAACTCTCTAAACGGGATGGGGTTACCTCTATCGACGACTTTCGTAACATGGGCTTTTTACCCCAAGCTATGGCTAATTATATGACTTTGTTGGGTTGGACACCACCAGATGGTCAAGAAATCTTTACTCTAGCTGAAGCAGCGACTAAATTTAACCTAGAGAGAGTTAATTCTGCAGGTGCTAAATTCGATTGGGCTAAACTAGATTGGCTTAATAGTCAATATATACACCAATTACCTCCAACAGAATTAGTAGATTTATTAATTCCCTATTGGCAAAATGCGGGTTATCCTCTTGATCCTCAAAGCGATCGCCCCTGGTTAATTGATCTTACCGCCTTGATTGCACCTAGTTTAACTCGTCTGACTGACGCGGTTAGTGAAAGTCGTCTGTTATTTGGAGAAAAACTAGCTCTCAATGAAGAAGCTGCTACTTTTTTAGAGCA
This genomic window contains:
- a CDS encoding glutamate--tRNA ligase — translated: MTVRVRIAPSPTGNLHIGTARTAVFNWLYARNQKGTFILRIEDTDTERSRAEYTENIKTGLEWLGLNWDEGPYFQTQRLDLYSQSIQTLLEKGLAYRCYCTPEELESLREQQKAQKLAPRYDNRHRDLSPEQEAKYEAEGRKPVIRFKIDDDRLIEWSDQIRGKVTWKGSDLGGDMVIARAKDGQPLYNLAVVVDDIDMQITHVIRGEDHIANTAKQILLYEALGGTVPQFAHTPLILNSEGRKLSKRDGVTSIDDFRNMGFLPQAMANYMTLLGWTPPDGQEIFTLAEAATKFNLERVNSAGAKFDWAKLDWLNSQYIHQLPPTELVDLLIPYWQNAGYPLDPQSDRPWLIDLTALIAPSLTRLTDAVSESRLLFGEKLALNEEAATFLEQAEAQMVINTISESLKSGITLDQIQAKEMINSITKTQKVKKGLVMRSLRAGLMGELHGPDLIQSWLLLHHKGWDKLRLQQAVKI